The Microbulbifer sp. TB1203 nucleotide sequence AAAAGACCCGGCGCAAGGTGCAGGAGGCGATACGCCAGACCGGTTACGCCCCCAATGCGCTGGCGCGCAATTTTCGCCGCGGCCGCACCAGCCTGGTGGTGGTGATCCTGCCCTCGGTGGGCGACCCCTTCTTCGCCGGGGTGATGCGCGGCATCTGGCGGGTGGCCCGGAAGGAGGGCTACAGCATCCTGATCCGCGAGACCCAATTCAATACCCTGGAGTTCGACGAATACAGCGATATCGTCTTCTCCAAGCAGGCGGACGGCATCATCCTGCTGGCGAGTACTTCGCCGTTCATGAAGGAAGGGAACGGAAAGCTGGGGAAAAACGGCGGCAACAAGGGCGAGAAGCTCCCGCCCATCGTGATCGGCTGTGAGACGGTTGCACCGCAACTGAGCCACTACCCCAGTGTGCGGGTCGACAACGAGAGCGCTGCGGCCGAGGCTACCCGGCACCTGATTCGCCTGGGCCACCGGCGCATCGGCTTTATTTCCGGGCTGCACACCTCCCTGCTCACCCGTGGCCGCGAACAGGGCTACCGCCAGGCCATGGCGGAGGCCGGCCTGGAAGTGGCCGACAACTGGATTGCCGAGGGTCGCCAGACCCTTGAGGGCGCCCGGGGCGCGGTGCGCTACCTGCTGGAGCAGAGCCCCCGGCCCACCGCCATCTTCT carries:
- a CDS encoding LacI family DNA-binding transcriptional regulator, which translates into the protein MSIKQVAKIAGVSIATVSRYLNSPEHVREKTRRKVQEAIRQTGYAPNALARNFRRGRTSLVVVILPSVGDPFFAGVMRGIWRVARKEGYSILIRETQFNTLEFDEYSDIVFSKQADGIILLASTSPFMKEGNGKLGKNGGNKGEKLPPIVIGCETVAPQLSHYPSVRVDNESAAAEATRHLIRLGHRRIGFISGLHTSLLTRGREQGYRQAMAEAGLEVADNWIAEGRQTLEGARGAVRYLLEQSPRPTAIFCANDEMAMGAMHELRRAGLRIPEDISVLGFDDIRYAEVLDPPLTTVAQPAEEIGEHTMQRLCRAIGGDDIGGEPEIVPHRLVIRESTGAPPAD